The proteins below are encoded in one region of Vibrio sp. ED004:
- a CDS encoding response regulator, with the protein MFRFYRKQKFKRLQNTLMLAFLVLSITPVTLIAIFFLQSHSQDLQEQSTSHLVSVRDTKQQQIVDYLQAQESQVMGFVRSELANASGGRFYGLINAFQRLGLDIDEARSNAQQRYIQGSGDQIKTSILPESSSYIGSERYRLLHKRYHNAYLELLKRSDFDDILLVDINGNVAYSVFKNDDYGTNLLTGKYKDSNLGVTFQRLAKDVTDRRKSNEDYTPVIVSDFKDENGKQTAWLGAPIVQQGYLHSYAMFRLPINGITKLIADLNKSSNIQTLLVGSDHLPRSLAHSQESINLSLDVVDKALAGETAVGTFDNTLDQAIIAAYTPIELKYATWALVVELPEKEAFARIHQLEKIFVIVMLTAIILVVVASHYLSNFITSPLLKLTWAAEKVSAGDLDETMINTERKDEIGRLAVSFERMQRSIREKMQLIKSQNDELEDNLKTIQKQNEELQLANKLKDEFLATTSHELRTPLHGMVGIAEALISGANGPIPANQKYQLDIIINSGQRLATLVDDLLDYHKMRYGSLDIKKSAVDLSAATSLVLELSHHLLGNKPIRIINQVPSDLGLVSSDPQRLEQVMYNLVGNAIKYTSEGKIVISASVIDDNIRVQVVDTGQGIPAEYLEHIFEPLIQAGQDASNYRQGAGLGLSISRQLIELMGGSLYVSSQPMLGTTFSFTLPLATEEELKNYNESGSYSHFQAPDLIDNAQQENSVISENPDGPLLVIADDEPVNLRVLDSFLKLEGYRVRTACDGPETIELIEKEKPELLLLDIMMPGMSGYQVCESLRKQYDHAQLPIIMLTALNQAEDRVRGFEAGANDYLSKPFNKQELAARITAHLSASKAEQRRLENDQLQLELKHRAMVEANLLETQGRLLEQLESAPEAIICIRDDQRIRFANEAAAKLFRRGQEQLKRSMADEIIAPKYLKVEQAHYCGDIDIYIDDTRQRIPSDILKLPEGSGLDTMYIFNVGGGVNSNRINNLETAVEALSSYAFEGDKDKLQQLKELGGEFTRLADKATGEGKNKQELMREVLVDAMTNAIIYWESVTGETKFAFAEKSGLWRVYLDRSTLQTRTLDKYLRVETLPKTPRWRTVLSSIEFILEHCKEQTPERTHIEMLRDKLQKLLTS; encoded by the coding sequence ATGTTTAGATTTTATCGTAAGCAGAAGTTTAAGCGCCTTCAAAATACCCTAATGCTGGCATTTCTTGTCCTCAGTATTACTCCAGTGACACTTATCGCGATATTTTTCCTTCAATCGCACAGTCAGGATCTTCAGGAACAAAGTACCTCACACCTTGTTTCAGTCCGTGATACTAAGCAACAGCAAATTGTCGATTACCTGCAAGCTCAAGAATCCCAAGTGATGGGCTTTGTTCGCTCAGAATTAGCCAATGCCAGTGGCGGTCGATTCTATGGTTTGATCAATGCCTTCCAGCGACTTGGTCTAGATATTGACGAAGCACGCAGTAATGCGCAGCAACGCTACATTCAAGGATCGGGCGATCAAATCAAAACATCGATTCTTCCTGAGTCGAGTAGCTACATTGGCAGTGAGCGTTATCGCCTACTGCACAAGCGCTACCATAACGCTTACCTAGAGCTGCTTAAACGCTCCGATTTTGACGATATTCTATTGGTTGATATCAACGGTAACGTTGCTTACTCCGTCTTTAAAAATGACGATTACGGCACTAACTTACTGACAGGTAAGTATAAAGATTCAAACCTAGGCGTTACCTTTCAACGACTCGCTAAAGATGTCACCGACCGACGTAAATCCAATGAAGATTACACACCAGTTATTGTGTCGGACTTTAAAGACGAGAACGGTAAACAGACGGCATGGCTAGGTGCGCCTATCGTACAGCAGGGCTATCTGCACAGTTATGCGATGTTCAGGCTACCGATCAACGGTATTACCAAGCTTATTGCTGATCTCAACAAGAGCTCAAATATTCAAACGCTTCTTGTAGGTAGCGACCACTTACCTCGTAGCCTTGCGCACTCTCAAGAGTCGATTAACTTAAGCCTAGACGTGGTTGATAAAGCACTTGCGGGCGAAACAGCCGTAGGCACATTTGATAACACTCTAGATCAGGCGATCATCGCGGCCTATACACCAATTGAACTTAAGTACGCGACTTGGGCTCTCGTTGTCGAGCTTCCTGAAAAAGAAGCATTTGCCCGTATTCATCAACTAGAAAAGATCTTCGTGATCGTGATGCTAACTGCGATCATTCTGGTTGTTGTCGCATCACACTATCTCTCTAACTTCATCACCTCACCACTGCTTAAATTGACATGGGCTGCCGAGAAAGTTTCTGCTGGTGATCTTGATGAGACAATGATCAACACCGAACGTAAAGATGAAATCGGTCGCTTGGCGGTCAGCTTTGAACGAATGCAACGCTCTATTCGTGAAAAAATGCAGCTCATCAAGAGCCAAAATGATGAGCTGGAAGACAACCTCAAGACCATTCAAAAACAAAACGAAGAGTTACAGCTGGCTAACAAACTCAAAGATGAGTTCTTAGCGACCACCTCTCACGAATTGAGAACACCACTGCATGGCATGGTTGGTATTGCTGAAGCACTGATATCTGGCGCGAATGGTCCTATTCCGGCTAACCAGAAGTACCAGTTAGATATCATCATCAATAGTGGTCAAAGGTTGGCTACACTGGTTGATGACTTGCTTGATTACCACAAGATGCGTTACGGCAGCTTAGATATTAAGAAATCTGCGGTTGATCTGTCAGCTGCCACCAGCTTGGTGCTTGAGTTATCTCATCACCTGCTAGGTAACAAACCAATCCGTATTATCAACCAAGTTCCAAGCGATCTAGGGCTCGTCTCATCCGATCCTCAACGACTTGAGCAAGTGATGTATAACTTGGTCGGCAATGCCATCAAGTACACATCCGAAGGTAAGATCGTTATCTCGGCAAGCGTTATCGATGACAACATCCGTGTACAAGTGGTCGACACTGGCCAAGGCATACCAGCAGAGTACCTTGAGCACATCTTTGAACCGCTGATTCAAGCAGGCCAAGATGCGAGTAACTATCGCCAAGGTGCGGGGCTTGGGTTATCGATCAGTCGTCAGCTAATCGAGCTAATGGGTGGTTCTCTGTACGTGAGCAGCCAACCTATGCTTGGCACCACGTTCAGCTTTACTCTGCCTTTGGCGACAGAAGAAGAACTTAAGAACTACAACGAATCAGGCAGCTACTCACACTTCCAAGCACCTGATTTGATTGATAACGCGCAGCAAGAGAACAGTGTTATCAGTGAGAACCCTGATGGCCCACTACTGGTTATCGCTGATGATGAGCCAGTCAACCTACGAGTATTGGACAGCTTCTTGAAATTAGAAGGCTATCGAGTACGCACAGCCTGTGACGGACCTGAAACTATTGAATTGATTGAGAAAGAGAAGCCAGAACTACTTCTACTCGACATCATGATGCCGGGCATGAGTGGCTATCAAGTGTGTGAATCGCTGCGTAAGCAATATGACCATGCACAGTTGCCAATCATCATGCTGACGGCACTCAACCAAGCAGAAGACCGTGTTCGCGGTTTCGAAGCAGGTGCTAATGATTACTTATCTAAGCCGTTCAACAAACAGGAACTGGCTGCGCGAATCACGGCTCACTTATCAGCAAGTAAAGCCGAACAAAGACGCCTTGAGAATGACCAATTGCAACTTGAGCTCAAGCACAGAGCCATGGTTGAAGCTAACCTGCTAGAAACTCAAGGACGTTTGCTAGAACAGTTAGAGTCGGCTCCAGAAGCCATCATCTGTATTCGTGATGATCAGCGTATTCGCTTTGCCAATGAAGCGGCAGCGAAACTGTTTAGACGTGGACAAGAACAACTTAAGCGCTCCATGGCCGATGAGATCATCGCACCTAAGTACCTTAAGGTGGAACAGGCACACTATTGTGGTGATATCGACATCTATATTGACGATACCCGTCAGCGCATACCAAGTGACATCCTCAAGCTGCCAGAAGGTTCTGGGCTCGACACCATGTACATCTTCAATGTCGGTGGTGGCGTTAACTCAAACCGTATCAATAACCTTGAGACGGCTGTTGAAGCACTCTCTAGCTATGCCTTTGAAGGTGATAAGGACAAGCTGCAACAACTCAAGGAGCTCGGTGGTGAATTTACTCGCCTTGCAGATAAAGCGACTGGAGAAGGGAAAAACAAGCAAGAATTAATGCGTGAAGTCCTAGTGGATGCCATGACTAATGCCATCATCTACTGGGAATCGGTGACTGGTGAAACCAAGTTTGCTTTCGCAGAAAAGAGTGGCTTATGGCGCGTCTATTTAGACCGCAGTACGCTTCAAACGCGAACATTAGATAAATATCTACGCGTAGAAACGCTGCCGAAAACACCTCGCTGGCGAACGGTATTGAGCTCTATCGAATTCATACTCGAACACTGTAAAGAGCAGACACCAGAAAGAACACACATTGAGATGCTCAGAGACAAGCTACAGAAATTACTAACCAGCTAA